The segment AGCCCAGGTGCTCCAGTCTGGGCAGGTGTGCATGAATACCCATGGCTGGATTTGTTCTGCCTGCCCCCAGAGCATCAGCATCTCCAGCCTGCTTGGATGTCCTTGCTCCTTGCTTTCATGTTTTGAGATCCCCTGAGAGCAATTGAGCTCTTTCAGGGGCCTGGCTCTTTTCTAGACTCTGTTCCAGAGGTCAGCAGGAAACTGGGATGCCCCAAGAGCCATCTGGTTGGCCAAAGCCAAGTATTTCTGTGTGAGGCATTAACAAACCTGCTCTTTCTCAGTGCTATGATCCCAAATTTGGGTGGCCATACAGAAATGGGAAGTAGAGGCCATGAGTCCAAATGTATCCTAAAATTTGGCTGAAAATGGAGGATTTTCCTTCAAAGATGGGTCTGAAATAAAGTGCTAGTGCCTGCTGTGCTTCAGTAGTTTTGTCAATGAGACTGGGCATCTGTGTTGCATCCTTCCTAGCCTAACTTGCCCTATCTTGGCTTTGGAGCTGAAATTGAACCCAGAGGAGTTTTAAAGCCCTGGGAGATGGGTTAATCCTCCTTATTTTGTCCTTAATTTGAAGAAGAGCAGCTGTTTTACTGGAATGTATTGACAGGAGTTTAACTAGGTCATTAAGTAAGCAAGCATGCAGGAAAGAAGAAGGTGAGTCCAGCTCACTGGATCGATCACACAACTCCTACCCTGGAGAAGCTGCCTTTACTCAGAGCTGGGGGGAAAGCTGCTGAACGTTAGGAGCGATGTTTGCCCCTCTGCTATCAGCAGTGTGCTTATTAATGGTGCTATCTGTGCACTTAGCAGTGATaacagccaggctgggcccaGCAGGTCTGTAAACAGGTCCTGGGAGGAAGGAGCTCCATGCCCAGCCGCTGTGTTTGCCCAAAGGCCACCTGAGGAACGCGGGGCTCCTCACATCTCCCCGGCTGGCCCACACCCTTCCTTTGGCACTGATAACTGCAGTGGTGACGTCTCCTTGGGCTGGGAGTCAGAGACTTCTGGGGTGACTGCAAAGAGCCGTGctgcactgcccagctctgcccctccatcccctctgaTGGGTTCTGGGGGTATGGCTGGCTCCACTGGAATGTGTCTCTATTttccctgctggctcctggTATAGGTCCTTTTGTTCTCCTGCCGGCACTGAGTTCCTCCTCGCTGCTAAGGACCACTGGAAATGCCTCCTCTGCCACCACCTCCTGACTTGGTGCTCAGCACACTGCTGGAACCAATCCTGCTCACCTTGTGCTGCAATCCCATCCCTCACTGCCAGCTTTGTGACCTTCTCAATCCATCCACTTTCCATCTACTGCACTGACAGATAATAATTAACTTGGATTCCTCATCTTTGACACACCTCAGAGCTAATCACCCAGATAAATggtgttttgtttcaaattttttccctaataaaACAAATCTCACCCTGAAATAACAGATGATTAAGAAGCAGAGGAGGGGATGCAAAATGCAGGTAGGGGTGGGATGATGCCTCAGTCCTGACCCTGACTATAGCTTTCCCTGCTCTTTTCTGAGCAATGATTTCTGATCTCCTGCACTTCATCTCTGCCCTCTCTTGCTGCTCTCCCTTGCTGGCACTGTGTTCCTCAGGCCAGGGTCTGAATTGAGACATTTTTGACACTCACACAGTGTCTCAAGTCCTGGGACTGGAGCTCCCGAGCTCAACCAGTGCTGAGCTCTTGACCCTGCAAACCCCTGGGgagtgatttttatttgtggGGTTCAGAGTTCAACCAaactctgcagcacagcaggtgCTCAAATCCCTGGGAGGCTAAGGTGGATTTTTATACCAAACTGGGTGAATCTGGGCACCCCTGGCAGGACTTGGAGCACCCCAGGGCAGTCCTTTGCTTTCCTGTAGCTCTTCATTTGCAGTGCCTGCCATTTAAACAGTCACCCTGAggcacatccctgtcctggttCCCCATCCCTTAATGGGGATGGGGTCTCTGCTCCATAGGGATGCTTTGGCAGGAGCAGTCAGCAAGATGCTGGTGGTGGCCTTGGGGCCCAGCCTTGTTCTCTGCTCTGACAGGCTCTCTGCTCACCCAgctcctgtgcctcagtttccctcagGCACAGAAGACAGAGCTACCAACAGTGCTTTTCTGCAGGGATCCATCACAGGGATGTGTGCAAAGGGCCAAGCGTGGTCCCTTCCTGTATCTTGGGTACTCTGTGTTTGGGgtgtccttcccttccaccagGCCCTCCATCAAGAAGATGCATCCCACTCCTTAACTGGGCTGTGAGAGCTGTGTCCCAGGTctgaggggaaaggggcagcgatggagcagccagcagcagtcaGCTGCATCACCTGCCAGAGGGGAATCCCAGGGAAAGGCATGGATTTGTGCACTTAGGATGTGGCAGTGCCTGCCCCAGGGGTGTGCCTGGGTTTGGGTGACACACCTGGGAGACTGGATGTGCCAAGGAGTTGCCCAGGAGCATTTGGATGATTCTCCATCAGCCTTGGAGCACACCTCTTTGCACAGTAACTGACCATGAGCTGATACCTTCTACTATCCTTGAGCACACAAGAGGCTTTACAGTGGAGTTTTCTTAGGGTTTGGACTTTtagggttctttttttttcttttttttgcatttatgcTCACTTTCCCTCTGGCCATATATATACCCCCCTATATTTATATGTTCCTTTTTTGGTATATAGATGGTGTTCACTAGCTCTTTCCCAATCTATTGCTTCTCCCAAGACCTGTGTTTGTAGCTGCAGGGCAGAAGAATTCAGCCCTTGGTTGGAAGCCCCTGTCATCCCTGTGCTTGCAGCCTGGAGATACCTCAGGTTAGCCAGGAATCCTTATGGAGCCTCTGCCATCCCCAGAATGTTTTGGTTTATCCCAACAGGACTGCGGTTGGATGTTGTGGTTCCAGCTGACCCACCACCCTGGAGTGGTTGATTTGGCATTACTGCCTGTATCAAAGCTGCTTGAGATGTTGGGGTGTTCTCCTGACACCCACCCTGCATCTATTTGGCCCTGGTAGTTCCCCTACAATAGCTGTCCAGAAAAACAGAGCAGTTCAGAGTGTGTCCTGCTTGACCCAGGGCACCCATTCCTGGGAACCTGGGAGCAGGTACCATCAAGAGCATGTAGGAGGAAACCTAGTGTACCCCCTGGGACAGATTAAatgattaaaaatgttttctgcccCTGTGTGTGCTCAGCAGCTTGGGCTCAAACAATATGTGTAGCTGTAAGCAGGACTGATGTCTGCACTGCTTACGTCTCTTCTGACTTAATTTTAACTGCAGGAGCCACAGAATAATGAGGCTTTTGTTTTAGGAAAGGTAAAGGTTTCTAGAGAAAGATCTTATCTTTACCAGATCAGTGGTAAAAATAGAACCAGGCCTTTGCAGGGTCAGTTTGGCTTGGAAAGACTCCCAGGCTGGTGAGGGGAAGGATTGAGGCAAGGGGAGATGCTGGATCAGTGCTGGATCCCCTCTGAGGGCAGGAGAAATTGAAGTTCTCCCCGAGTTCTCCCCAGTTCAGAGAAAAGCTGCTGGCAGGAACACTGGTGTCAGACCAGCCAGAGGCACTGGTCCCTGCTGGTTTGGTGTTCTGGACTTTAGGGGAAGGTGGTTGGAAACACGttggcctgggctgtggggtGGAAAACTGCATCACTCCATTCCAAGTACCATGATTTCCATTTAGTACTTTTTCTTTGGCAGATGCACACACATCCGTAGGAAAAGACTGGATGGTTTCTGCCCCTTCTGAAGTGTTTTTTGTTGGAACGATAAACCCTGATGGAACAATAAAACCTTTATTAGAACAGTTAAACCCGAATTTCTCAGGATGCAaacagagctcagctgtgccagcttGACATGCACCCTCCTGTCCTGGCAGGGAGGCCTTTCTGAGGCTCTGCTTGGGTGCTGGGTACAGCAGATGGGCTCATTTTTACCTCCTGAAGCCCAGGATTCCTGCTCTGAAAGCCCCCTCAGTCATTCAGTGGTTCATGGAGAGCTGCAGGCACCCAGAAACCTGAGTCAGAGCCCCAGGGTCTGggtgcagggctgtgctttAAGCCTTGAAGCACTCACAGGCTTGAGggtgcagcaccagcatcccTTCAGGGCACTGGAGATCAAATTGGCCAGGCACTGCATTGATTTCTCTGTCATAGGGTCCCTTCAGGAGTTCAGTTACAGTGAAAATCAATAAATAACTGCATACAAAAATGTTCATATATTACAAAAAAtcattatgtattttaaaaaaaagaaaaaaggaaaaagaaaaatctctttattATCCCCCAGACTGTATTGCCCACATCATCTTTATGATTCTTGAGCCCTGATTCaggaaagctgagaaaaaaaagtgtgctAAAGCAATCCCATATCAGGGCTAGCCTAGGACCACATGCACAACTCTCCctcctggggaagaggaggctgcAGTGAAGCTTCCCTGGAGAGAAAGGCAGGGGCTGGCACAAGGAAGGGTTGAGAGGGCCCATAAACGTGGGCAATACAGAGAGGAAAGATCCAAACATTTCCCAAAGCCTTTGGTGGTCACCAGTTTGTTTTTCACATCTCTGCAGGGGAGTGATTTCTGACTGGCCGTACCAGGAGGTGAAGTGGTTTCCCTTTCTGTCCTTCTAGGCCTGCGTCAGCCCCTTGGTTCTCTGTGTGCACAGAGGCTCCAACTGCCCAAGGGTGCTGAGACCACTCTGGAGAGTCCATCAGTGGCATGCAGCGAACAGGCTTTACAAGGAAGGTGAGTCTCTGCAGGAGCCAAGGGTAATCACCATGATCCCCCTAGataccttccttttttttttttttttaaatctgctcTCTTTTAAGCTTTAAGAACTTCAGACACACAGGCACATCCATACACAagtagcaaaaataaaatctggacTATGTTTGGATGATCTTCACTGACAGTTCATAAATGCCCCAACACTGCAAGGGGAAATGAttcaggcagtgctggagacCCCTGGGAACATCTGAGCAgcttcccagccctggggcaggaAGCAAGTGGATTGCTTGAGGAGGATCTCATCTTCCTTGCAAGGGAGCTCTTTAGGACATGATGTAGACCTCCAGCAAACTGGCCACAGCGTGCATTCGGTAGAAGATCCCAAAGGGCAGGCAAATGTCCACGATGGCCGGCCACATGGAATCGCCATAGAAGTTCAGTTCTGTGTCATTGTCAAACTGGGGCCGGGCACCGAAGGCTGGCATgatccagagctgtgggaggaaaTGGGAGAACAGCACTGCAGTGAGAAACGTGTGTGGCACATCAGCGACCTGCAGCCACGGCTGCCCGGGAAAGGAGCAACCTCCTAGGCCATGGGTTTTGAGAAGAGATATGCTGCCATTTCTCAATAAAACCCAGACTTCAGCCCAGATATTTGTTACTTTACATCCTTTCTTTGGGGGGGTGAAGGGAACACCTTAATgtaatttattgctttttataaGCTATCCCATACATCCACTAGTatacaataaaaatactgaaactgATTATTCTCTTGCACCCATGTCTTGTGTCTGATATTCTGGTGATTAGTGACAGGTCTGTTGATACAGCCTGAAATGTCCTAACTTCAGGGAAGTTGCTGGGGTTTTTCTCAGGGAACAAGGGAATCAGAATTCTGCATTTATAAATATAACTAATGTACTTTCTGTACAGCAGGGGCACAGAAAGGACTGTTTTTCCATAGGCCACCCGCTTTCCATCACAGACCCTTCTCCCTTGTGCTTGTAGCCCTCTCCTTCCCCAACAAACTCTTCTCCCTACATGTACTCACTATGATATtgctcagcagcaggaacatGGAGATCTCCCTCAAGAACTTCCTCCTCCAGTTCATCTTCTTGGGGGCAGTGAGGGACCTCACGAGGTCAGAAGCGTGCATGGCTTCCGTGCCAGAAGCCGTGCCAGTGGCCAAGGTGCAGCGGGTGTCGGGCACCCGCAGGGACACTGCGTTGATGTTGACAAAGGTGAGCCCGTACAGGTCCTTCTGGTGAGGCTCGTGCTTGCAGTCCTCCTTGGGGGGCTGCCGGTGGAGGCCCTCGATGATGAAGACGTTCTGGAAGGTGTGCTGGGCGATCATTAGGAGGGCGTAGGTGAGGTTGAGCGCGCTGATAGCGTCCCTTGGAGTGCTGGCCACGATGGCCACAATGGAGTAGTAGGAAATGGCATATTGCCCCAAGGCTGCCCCCATCAGCAGGGCCACGTCCAGGGTCCTGGTGGGGTTCTTGTGCCTGTCCATGTCCCTCTTGTCAAACCGGTAGATGATGGAGCCACCGATGCAGACAAGAGACATTAGGCTCAGACAAACAATGTTGAAAATGTAGTACATGGTGAGTGCTTGGTTCTTCTTGCTGGATTCAGTGCTGGAATTTACCTGCACCTCATACAGGATGAGGACTCCCAAACCACTCACGAGGATGATAAGGCCCAACATGATGCCTACAAAGAAGGTCCTTCGGAAGAGCCTGAACTTCAGGCGCTGAATGTGGTGGGAATGGTGGTCTATGAAGCGTCCAACGTTCTTCCACATGACATAGACCATGGCAGAGGCAAAGAGACTGTACTCAATGTTAAAGGGATACAGCCAAAAGTAACCATTTTTGAAGATCTGGCAGATTTGGCTGTTGCAATTGCATTCTTCAACTGAGCTGCTTCTCATTCCCACTGAAACAAGACAAAACCAGACAGATGCCCGGGTATTAAAACAAGGAGCCAACACTTCTCCCTGAAGAACTGGATGTTTGGGGTCAGTGAAAATCAAGACAAAGAACAAAAGAATATGTGACCACTTTGAAAACAAGGACACTTCACCCTCAGCTTTTTTGTGCCAGGTTCTTTCTTAAAAAGTTAACTGTTTGGTtaaatcttcctttttcctACCCTTcttcaatcccatcccatttgTACAGAGTCTTCCACCTCTCTGACTCCTCTCTGACAGAGGTTAGGAAACGAACCCCCAGGCCTGGCTTTTAACAAAACAGCTCTGAACAGACCTTCTgaaaagggattaaaaaaaaaaatctgacttgcTGGGAAACAAATTCTACCAGACGGGATCTCTCCCTGGACCAGATGGCTTTGCAAAGAGGCAGATTACCTTTCAGGAGCCACCTGAAGATTTCCTCTGTcatgtttttcttcagctttgaaTGTGCCTTGTGGACAGACTCATCTGTCACTGCTGACATCCACACTGCCAGGTTTGTAGTCAGCGTTAGCATCAAGCCACACCTGTAGGAGGAGGAGAAGGCTTGTTACATTAAAGCAGTGGCTCTAGACCATGTTTCTCCCATCCATGGTTTAGGTGTGCTCAGAGGGACTATGGCATCTGCCTGAAGTGGTGTGAGGACTCCAGTGGCTCAGGCTGGAAATCTTGATCCTTTCTTTGCTGCCCTCACTGTCTTCCTATTTTTTGTCCATGCTCATGAGAATTAGCAAGACTTGATTCCCACTATTGATTTTGAAAGAGCTTCTCGATAGTGAATGAATTAATAGAATTGGTCTCCAGTAGATCCAATCTTGCAAAAGTAGACAAGATCTTATTTTAGCCTGAGGCTTGCCCACTGCATAGTTTTCTTCccagggaagaaaaagtcaacTATGAATCATTAtgataattatttatttaatactaTCTGCTTTGAGTAATGCTTGTATTCTTGAATTGAATCCCAACCCTGATAGATCCACAGGTCATTAACCACAGCTTGAGCCGGGATCTAAGTTTAGGTGGAGATTGAGCAGGTTTAGTTCTGGAGAGCATTAAGGGATTATCCCCTGGTTACATCTTAGCTTTGTGAAAGAGCACATAGTGCTTGTGGGGACCCAGGTCTGCTGGGCCAGTGGGATTCAAGGAGCAGCAGTGCTCACCTGGTAACGTTCAGGTGCACATGGATGCAGTCTTTGGCAGAGACCCACAGGAAATATGTctgcaggggaaagaaaagaagttatTTCCACGgaaacaagaaagcaaagcacATCTCTCTGAAGGAgggatgtccctgcagggcagggaacaAGCTGGAGCCCCTTTAGCTTGGGTCCATCTGAGTTCAGCCTAGTTCATATCGCTGGCCCTCTGCTGGACGTTCTTTCTTTGCTCCATTGCTCTGCTCGTGGCCACTCCTTGTTCTGTCTAATTTGTCTCTCTCCGATCTCATCCCTCCCTGGCATTGTCCCAGAGCAGGGGATCCTCTGTGTGGGCACTCAAACTGCAAGGTAGCCTCTGCCTTGACtgtccttctcctcctctgctcttcATGGGAAAGGAGGCCTGGCTGGCTGGGGGCTGCTCAGAGTTTGTGACAAAAATGCCACGGGATGGTAACAAGTTTAAATCACTGCCTTATAGTGAGCTGAGCTGCCATAGATGGGAATTGTCATGGCTGGAGGCAGAAGATGTGGGCTGGGTGGGGGCTGAGTTGAGCCCTTGTAGTTGCTTTGGGGACAGCTGAACTAAATCTAAGAGATCAGAGCTCCTTCTACTGGTGCCTGTGTCTCTCTACCGCTCCCCATGATAGAGCACAACCTCTCACCTGGACAATCACAAATATTGCCTGCACAATGGGGTAGATGATTTTGATTGCAGACAGGCAGCTGTAGAAGCTTGAGTAATAGCCTATTTTGAACACATCCATGACAAGGCTGAAAATGGCAAATAGGATCAGGCCTCCTGTTGGGGAACAAAAATATCTGTGGTTGGCCAGATGTGCGCACACATGGGCTAATGCAGATGGATGAGAGGAAGAAGACAAAATGTCAGGAAGAGGCTTTGCTTCTACTGCTGTTTCTCCTCTCCCAACACCCAAATTATCTTGGcagcaaaaaaatcacataataaTTTTGGCTGGAAGTGATTTTCAATCAGCCTGGTATGCTGGGGCTAAGAGCTcttgcagaagcagcaggagagaTCCTGCTGTAAGTTACAAAGAGCCTTTGTGGATTCAGGGAGACCTGGCAGTGAGTCCAGCTCAGGGACCAGGAGCTGACCTGACGCAGGACACGGTGCCATGCCCCAGTCCATCAGCAGGAAGAGGCTGTGCCCAGAtctttgctgcttctcttgTAATAACTGATGCTGCCATGAACTGTCCATCCTGTATCtcccctccagctccagcacttACCTCTCAGCCAGATGGGCCCGGCATGGGAGTCCTTGCCAAGGATGGCACCCGGGCACCGGGAGGTGCCGGCGAGGTAGAAGATGATCCAGATGATGACAATCAGCATCATGACTGTCAGCAGGAAGAAGACATCGTAGTCGTGCACGGCGATCTTCTCGAAAGCCCCGCTGCTCACCAGCGTGCAGGCCAGCAGGGCCAAGTGCACGGCCAGCAGGATGGAGAACATGCGGCCGCCCTTTTTCCACACTTCCTTGGAGGCAGGAGTGGAGGGGGGCTGGTGGCTGAAGGATGCTATCTGGCTCGAAGCCAGGCTGGCTTTGTCGTCCTTGTGTCCGCAGCCCATGCTGCAGTGGGGGTGTCCGAGCTCGCCGTCTTTCCGCCCAGGCTCCTCGGTCATGGTTCAGCCAAGGTTCTGCCTGAGGGTCCgtgctgctggggagagaggcCAATGAGTGAGAGGTGCATTTGGGACAGCCCAGGACTGGGCCAAAGCAGGACACGTGATGAGGAGGACAGGATTTATCACAGGagcaggaaaggctgagacagGGAGTGCGAGAAGAGGGATGAGCTCATTTTCAAACTTTCCATTCCTGCTTCCCTGAAGGCTTTTTTTACTTAAGATGCTCTTGCTCAGGGAGATCCCAGGTCAGTTTCATGAAGCACATCTAATTGGTCACACAACATTTATATGTTTATTGACGCAAGATTTGGAAAAGCACCAAAAAGTACTCACAGGATCAAATATCCTGGGGCAAACAGCCAGTGTGGTTTAAATTCTAAATGTCAAACACTCAACATTCCGAGAAATTGTTATACTTCCTTGCTGAAGAACAGGCCACCGAAAGGTAAGAAATCCCCGGGAATCTTTGGACCATCACATCCTAATTTTTTAGCAGTTCCTGCAGGAAGGGTGTGAACTACCTGAGCCCTGTGCCAAGTTTGGCATTTCATTGGTTCTCAgtgaaaaacccaaaacaaagaGAATTAACCATTCAAACAAAGCCATTCCACCAACCTGTTTTGCTGCCTGGGATCCAAatttctgctcctgccaggctgaGAAGTTTCCCTGTTGCTGCAGCTTGGTCAGTTGAAGAATTTATACCCGTTGGGACGTCTCTGTAATTTATACCATGTCTGGAGCTGACAGCAGGGCTTCATGGGCTTCTCAGAGAAACTCATGTGATCCATTTTGTGCAATAGCTGATTTTGGGGAAGCTGGAAAGAGATGAGGAGATAAGGGTTATTTACCTAGCAAGAGCATGAGTTGACAACACTGCTAAGCATGGCATGGACTGCTCGGTCATAGGGTCATGGTCACCACAGAGCAAGGCCACCCCACCAAATCCACCAAATCCATCTCCCTACATGCATGAGGTCTCTTCCCTTGAAAGGTGATGGTTTAGATGATGAACTTATCTTCGGTGATGATTTTGGGCTTGGCTTTCTGCTTACTGGAGCACACTAAACATTGTGCCCCACCCTGTTCTATTCAAATCAGTCCACTCCATGCCTCGAAGGTTcttgaggaaaaggaagaaatttgcATTTGTACCTGTTCAGTGCCACTGGTAACTCAATCCTTTCCCACCCATGGTGTCATCAACGAGGAAGGTTTAGCACTAGAAAAGGGCAGGATTTAGGGACCGGAATTTGCTCTCCTTTGCTGACGTGCTGCCTTTGCTTTTTCAGGGTGGGATCACCTTTCTCTGGACCTCAGGACCTTAACTCCTCTCCTCCCAAGGAG is part of the Cinclus cinclus chromosome 20, bCinCin1.1, whole genome shotgun sequence genome and harbors:
- the OTOP2 gene encoding proton channel OTOP2, which gives rise to MTEEPGRKDGELGHPHCSMGCGHKDDKASLASSQIASFSHQPPSTPASKEVWKKGGRMFSILLAVHLALLACTLVSSGAFEKIAVHDYDVFFLLTVMMLIVIIWIIFYLAGTSRCPGAILGKDSHAGPIWLRGGLILFAIFSLVMDVFKIGYYSSFYSCLSAIKIIYPIVQAIFVIVQTYFLWVSAKDCIHVHLNVTRCGLMLTLTTNLAVWMSAVTDESVHKAHSKLKKNMTEEIFRWLLKVGMRSSSVEECNCNSQICQIFKNGYFWLYPFNIEYSLFASAMVYVMWKNVGRFIDHHSHHIQRLKFRLFRRTFFVGIMLGLIILVSGLGVLILYEVQVNSSTESSKKNQALTMYYIFNIVCLSLMSLVCIGGSIIYRFDKRDMDRHKNPTRTLDVALLMGAALGQYAISYYSIVAIVASTPRDAISALNLTYALLMIAQHTFQNVFIIEGLHRQPPKEDCKHEPHQKDLYGLTFVNINAVSLRVPDTRCTLATGTASGTEAMHASDLVRSLTAPKKMNWRRKFLREISMFLLLSNIILWIMPAFGARPQFDNDTELNFYGDSMWPAIVDICLPFGIFYRMHAVASLLEVYIMS